Proteins encoded within one genomic window of Paenarthrobacter sp. JL.01a:
- a CDS encoding homoserine O-acetyltransferase has product MTITATALPKSGEADGTVKYAGVGPLALEAGGYLPDVVLAYETWGQLNADRSNAVLIQHALTGSTHVARGATDEEGWWEQLVGPGATIDTNRYFVVSINIVGGCYGSTGPSSTAPDGKPWGSRFPLVTLRDSTEAEARLADLLGIDAWHAVLGGSMGGARALEWAVTFPERVNRCAVISVGAYSTAEQIAFAQAQTLAIRQDPHFNNGDYYDGQAPEHGLALARRIAHITYRSALELDLRFGREAQHQETPLAAAVLGERGRYQVESYLDHQGTKLVRRFDANSYIAITEALMSHDVTRGRGTLQEALSRATADFFVAAVNTDRLYFPAQSKELAAALPGDVPVHTIDAPIGHDGFLTEIGQLSGQLRGAFFS; this is encoded by the coding sequence ATGACCATCACTGCTACAGCCCTTCCCAAATCCGGTGAAGCCGACGGAACAGTCAAGTACGCGGGCGTAGGGCCGCTGGCCCTGGAAGCCGGTGGCTATCTTCCCGATGTCGTGCTGGCGTACGAAACGTGGGGACAACTCAACGCGGACCGCTCCAACGCTGTCCTGATCCAGCACGCCCTGACGGGCAGCACCCATGTCGCCCGCGGGGCCACCGATGAGGAAGGGTGGTGGGAGCAGCTCGTTGGGCCCGGTGCCACCATCGACACCAACCGGTACTTCGTCGTTTCCATCAATATCGTGGGTGGCTGCTACGGGAGCACCGGCCCTTCCTCGACCGCCCCCGATGGAAAGCCGTGGGGTTCCCGGTTCCCGCTGGTCACGCTGCGGGACAGCACGGAGGCCGAAGCCCGGCTCGCGGACCTGCTGGGTATTGACGCTTGGCACGCTGTACTGGGCGGCTCCATGGGAGGAGCCAGGGCACTTGAATGGGCCGTCACTTTCCCGGAACGGGTCAACCGTTGTGCGGTCATCTCGGTGGGCGCTTACAGCACGGCCGAACAGATCGCGTTCGCCCAGGCCCAAACCCTGGCCATCCGACAGGACCCGCACTTCAACAACGGGGACTACTACGACGGCCAGGCACCGGAGCATGGACTGGCGCTGGCCCGCAGGATCGCGCACATCACCTACCGTTCCGCCCTGGAACTGGACCTGCGCTTCGGCCGGGAGGCCCAGCACCAGGAGACGCCGCTCGCTGCTGCGGTGCTGGGAGAGCGCGGGCGCTACCAAGTGGAAAGCTACCTTGACCATCAGGGCACGAAGCTTGTCCGCCGCTTCGATGCCAACAGTTACATCGCCATCACCGAAGCCCTGATGTCCCATGACGTCACGCGTGGTCGGGGCACCCTGCAGGAAGCTCTTTCCCGTGCAACCGCCGACTTCTTCGTGGCCGCCGTGAACACGGACCGGCTGTATTTTCCGGCCCAGTCGAAGGAACTTGCGGCGGCTCTTCCGGGCGATGTTCCCGTCCACACCATCGACGCGCCGATCGGCCACGACGGCTTCCTTACCGAAATCGGCCAGCTGTCCGGGCAGCTTAGAGGGGCTTTCTTCTCCTGA
- a CDS encoding winged helix DNA-binding domain-containing protein, which translates to MRNLLAVQAQEFPYARWTVAQRTPASTAAIVEQDVADGTILRTHILRPTWHFVHRDDLGWLMGLSSDRLDRGNQGMYRRTGVDEETAARSGRILAAAVAGGAHKTREELADVLGQAGLPGKGLGFVYHLMHAEISGILVSGAPVRSAGGALKQTYALFEERATGRFAGPLTGTEREQALGQLALRYFSSRGPATVKDCSAWSGLTMKDVKLGLHVASDLAPGALAAVSADDVDFYLPSAHAEALGALPGTNEPIPPRIDLIQCYDEYVMGYSQSRHYLGGTAPYFPEDNGPMHVVLLDGRLAGWWRHSFTGGACELDVRMNTPATKEEQAALEAEAARYGTFLGMETKLVRQ; encoded by the coding sequence GTGCGCAACCTCCTTGCCGTCCAGGCGCAGGAATTCCCCTACGCCCGGTGGACTGTGGCGCAGCGGACACCCGCGAGCACTGCCGCGATCGTTGAGCAGGACGTGGCGGACGGAACCATCCTGCGGACCCACATCCTGCGGCCCACGTGGCATTTTGTTCACCGGGACGATCTTGGCTGGCTGATGGGCCTCTCGAGCGACCGGCTCGATAGGGGCAACCAAGGAATGTACCGGCGGACCGGAGTGGATGAAGAAACCGCCGCGCGCAGCGGCAGGATCCTCGCGGCGGCGGTAGCGGGCGGCGCGCACAAGACCCGCGAAGAGTTGGCTGACGTTCTGGGACAAGCAGGCTTGCCCGGCAAGGGCCTGGGCTTCGTCTACCACCTCATGCACGCGGAAATCAGCGGCATCCTGGTCAGCGGCGCTCCCGTGCGTTCGGCGGGCGGTGCCCTTAAACAGACATACGCCTTGTTCGAAGAACGCGCGACCGGGAGGTTTGCCGGTCCGCTCACCGGCACGGAGCGGGAGCAAGCCTTGGGGCAGTTGGCCCTGCGGTACTTCAGTAGTCGGGGGCCTGCCACAGTGAAGGACTGCTCGGCCTGGTCCGGGTTGACCATGAAGGACGTGAAATTGGGCCTCCACGTCGCTTCGGACCTCGCGCCCGGTGCTTTGGCGGCGGTTTCCGCAGACGACGTGGACTTTTACCTGCCTTCAGCTCATGCAGAGGCCCTTGGGGCACTCCCTGGCACCAACGAACCCATACCGCCCCGCATCGACCTCATCCAGTGCTACGACGAGTACGTAATGGGCTACTCACAGTCGCGCCACTACCTCGGCGGTACCGCTCCGTATTTCCCCGAAGACAACGGCCCCATGCACGTGGTCCTCCTGGACGGAAGATTGGCAGGCTGGTGGCGGCACAGCTTCACTGGCGGCGCCTGCGAGCTGGACGTGCGGATGAATACGCCGGCCACGAAGGAAGAACAGGCCGCACTGGAAGCGGAGGCAGCGCGCTACGGCACGTTCCTGGGGATGGAGACGAAGCTGGTGCGACAGTGA
- a CDS encoding SGNH/GDSL hydrolase family protein, whose amino-acid sequence MSVSENNHLVEPGEPVQTHPWSRYVALGDSFTEGIGDPEPANPGGNRGWADRVAEELGRGHEDFAYANLAIRGRLLQQIVDEQVGPCLELQPDLISISAGGNDLIRPGGDPDLLAEKLDAAVGELSSGGATVVLFNGPDTASSVLGRIRGKVAIYNENLRTVAARHDAIIADMWSLRQLSDPQMWDADRLHFSPLGHHTIAMMVLDALNVQHTLEPLMPKPLPPRTWREARSSDLVWAREYFVPWVIRRLRHQSSGDGITPKRPTAGPVFGAGGTLMPRS is encoded by the coding sequence ATGAGCGTGAGTGAGAACAATCATTTAGTGGAACCTGGCGAACCTGTTCAAACGCACCCTTGGAGCCGTTACGTGGCACTGGGTGATTCGTTCACAGAAGGCATCGGCGATCCCGAACCTGCAAATCCCGGCGGCAACCGCGGCTGGGCAGACCGTGTGGCCGAAGAGCTGGGTCGTGGACACGAGGATTTCGCCTACGCAAACCTGGCGATCCGTGGGCGGCTGCTGCAGCAGATCGTGGATGAGCAGGTGGGCCCGTGCCTGGAACTGCAACCAGACCTTATCTCCATTTCAGCCGGCGGCAATGACCTCATCCGGCCCGGGGGCGATCCGGACCTCCTGGCCGAAAAGCTCGACGCCGCTGTAGGCGAGCTGAGCTCCGGTGGTGCCACCGTGGTCCTGTTCAACGGCCCCGACACGGCGTCTTCGGTCCTGGGCCGGATCCGGGGCAAGGTCGCCATCTACAACGAGAACCTGCGGACTGTCGCTGCCCGCCACGACGCCATCATCGCCGACATGTGGTCCCTGCGGCAGCTGTCCGATCCCCAGATGTGGGACGCGGACCGTCTTCACTTTTCGCCCCTGGGCCACCACACCATCGCCATGATGGTCCTGGACGCGCTGAACGTCCAGCACACCCTGGAGCCCCTGATGCCCAAGCCCCTCCCGCCACGGACGTGGCGCGAAGCCCGCTCCTCGGATCTCGTCTGGGCCCGTGAGTACTTTGTTCCGTGGGTCATCCGCCGATTGAGGCACCAGTCCTCCGGCGACGGCATCACGCCAAAGCGCCCGACGGCGGGGCCCGTCTTCGGCGCCGGCGGCACCTTGATGCCGCGCAGCTAG
- a CDS encoding alpha/beta hydrolase: protein MTEAPVFPAPVVLWSHDEAERAGKPLLVLLHGYGSNEEDLFSLAGLLPDGFVVAALRAPMPTGPGFTWFPLTASIDYSLDAVKLAAEYALDWLDTVKANHSSVTLLGFSMGMAMATTMLRYRPADFAAVVGLSGFVVDAGADAAFRDDELDGSVPMFWGRDQQDPVITQDKIEYTMGWVRKHVDLTKVLYTGMWHGINQQEIGHVGEFLTHKVLNG from the coding sequence ATGACTGAAGCCCCCGTTTTTCCCGCCCCCGTAGTCCTCTGGTCCCACGACGAAGCCGAGCGCGCCGGCAAGCCCCTGCTGGTCCTGCTGCACGGCTACGGTTCCAACGAGGAGGACCTCTTCAGCCTGGCAGGGCTCCTCCCGGATGGCTTCGTGGTGGCAGCCCTCCGCGCACCGATGCCCACGGGGCCGGGCTTCACCTGGTTCCCGTTGACGGCATCGATCGATTACTCCCTGGACGCAGTGAAGCTTGCCGCCGAGTACGCCTTGGACTGGCTGGACACGGTCAAGGCCAACCACTCCTCGGTAACGCTGCTTGGATTCTCCATGGGCATGGCGATGGCGACCACGATGCTGCGCTACCGACCCGCGGACTTCGCTGCCGTCGTCGGGCTTTCAGGCTTTGTGGTGGACGCCGGAGCGGACGCGGCCTTCCGCGATGACGAACTGGACGGCTCTGTTCCCATGTTCTGGGGGCGCGACCAGCAGGACCCCGTCATTACGCAGGACAAGATCGAATACACGATGGGCTGGGTCCGGAAGCACGTGGACCTCACCAAGGTGCTCTACACAGGGATGTGGCATGGGATCAACCAGCAGGAAATCGGCCACGTAGGGGAGTTCCTCACCCACAAGGTCCTCAACGGTTGA
- a CDS encoding RNA-binding S4 domain-containing protein: protein MSNPEIEEIPIRDDMIRLGQLLKLANLVEDGVEAAELIKNGLVKVNGEIDERRGRQLHAGDTVTVNGQTVRITTA from the coding sequence ATGAGCAACCCCGAAATCGAAGAGATTCCCATCCGCGACGACATGATCCGCCTGGGCCAGCTGTTGAAGCTCGCCAACCTGGTGGAGGACGGCGTGGAGGCCGCGGAGCTCATCAAGAACGGCCTGGTCAAGGTCAACGGAGAAATCGACGAGCGACGCGGCCGCCAGCTCCATGCCGGCGATACCGTGACCGTCAACGGACAGACGGTCCGGATCACCACCGCCTAA
- a CDS encoding DMT family transporter, producing MVTVPQPSSRPALPLAVGLILALVTGLVLPIQGRINGALSAVLNDGIAASVVSFTTGLAVIAVISLSTPKGRTGLRSIVPAVRSRSFPPFYVMAGGVGAFFVFAQSYTVGLLGVAVFTVASVTGQTLSGLLVDRLGIAPGGKRSITGLRVLGSVLTVAAVAWAVSPHFGVSTDVGMMVLPILLPLLAGFLMSFQQAMNGTATVHYGTPLATTVVNFLAGSVVLWIAWLIKASLVGTGNPLPAQLWYYLGGPLGCVAIGLAALLVRSLGVLITGLGMIAGQLLGSLMLDVVIPTSGTVVALPTVLGTLLTLAAIIVATLPWPKGAFARRGAAKGR from the coding sequence GTGGTGACGGTGCCGCAGCCTTCGTCCCGTCCCGCCCTTCCTTTGGCCGTCGGCCTCATCCTCGCACTTGTCACCGGCTTGGTGCTCCCGATTCAGGGACGCATCAACGGGGCACTGAGCGCTGTCCTGAACGACGGCATTGCCGCTTCCGTAGTGAGCTTCACCACGGGCCTGGCAGTGATTGCCGTGATTTCCCTGAGCACACCAAAGGGCAGGACCGGGCTGCGGAGCATCGTACCCGCCGTCCGCAGCCGCAGCTTCCCGCCCTTCTACGTGATGGCCGGTGGCGTCGGAGCTTTCTTCGTTTTCGCACAGTCCTACACCGTGGGCCTTCTGGGCGTGGCCGTGTTCACGGTTGCCTCGGTGACCGGCCAGACCCTCAGCGGTCTGTTGGTGGATCGGCTCGGCATTGCCCCGGGCGGCAAACGCTCCATCACGGGACTGCGGGTGTTGGGCAGTGTCCTCACTGTCGCGGCGGTCGCGTGGGCGGTGTCGCCGCATTTCGGCGTCTCCACCGACGTCGGAATGATGGTGTTGCCGATCTTGCTGCCGCTTTTGGCGGGTTTCCTGATGAGCTTTCAGCAAGCCATGAATGGTACGGCCACCGTGCACTACGGCACGCCCCTGGCCACGACGGTGGTCAATTTCCTGGCAGGATCGGTGGTGTTGTGGATCGCCTGGCTGATCAAGGCGTCGCTCGTGGGAACCGGCAATCCGTTGCCCGCACAGTTGTGGTACTACCTTGGCGGCCCACTGGGCTGCGTTGCGATCGGCCTGGCGGCCCTGCTGGTCCGCAGCCTCGGCGTTCTTATCACCGGCTTGGGCATGATTGCCGGGCAACTGCTGGGGTCGCTGATGCTCGACGTCGTGATCCCCACTTCCGGTACGGTGGTCGCCTTGCCCACGGTGCTGGGCACCCTGCTGACCCTTGCCGCGATCATCGTTGCCACTTTGCCGTGGCCCAAGGGAGCATTCGCACGGAGAGGTGCGGCGAAAGGCCGGTAG
- a CDS encoding glycine--tRNA ligase, whose translation MAAKSVLDQVISLSKRRGFVFQAGEIYGGSRSAWDYGPLGAELKENIKRQWWQSMVRGREDVVGLDSSVILPRQVWEASGHVEVFSDPLVECLSCHKRYRADHLEEEYEEKKGRPPENGLADIVCANCGTRGQWTEPQEFSGLLKTFLGPVASEEGLHYLRPETAQGIFVNFNNVLTTSRKKPPFGIGQIGKSFRNEITPGNFIFRTREFEQMEMEFFVEPGTDEEWHQYWMKERMSWYRDLGIREENLRFFEHPLEKLSHYSKGTTDIEYRFGFQGSEWGELEGIANRTDFDLSTHAKASGTDLSYFNQATNERYTPYVIEPAAGLTRSFMAFLIDAYTEDEAPNAKGGVDVRTVLKLDPRLAPVKAAVLPLSRNEDLSPKAKALGAQLRKNWNIDFDDAGAIGRRYRRQDEIGTPFCITVDFDTLEDQAVTIRERDTMSQERVSLDKVEGYLAARLIGA comes from the coding sequence ATGGCAGCAAAATCCGTCCTTGACCAGGTCATTTCCCTCTCCAAACGAAGGGGCTTTGTCTTCCAGGCCGGTGAAATCTATGGTGGCTCCCGCTCTGCATGGGATTACGGTCCCCTCGGTGCGGAACTGAAGGAAAACATCAAGCGCCAGTGGTGGCAGAGCATGGTCCGCGGCCGCGAAGACGTCGTTGGCCTTGACTCCTCGGTGATCCTTCCCCGCCAGGTATGGGAAGCTTCCGGCCACGTCGAGGTTTTCTCGGACCCCCTGGTTGAGTGCCTTTCCTGCCACAAGCGCTACCGCGCGGACCACCTTGAAGAAGAATACGAGGAAAAGAAGGGCCGCCCTCCCGAGAATGGCCTGGCTGACATTGTTTGCGCCAACTGCGGCACCCGCGGACAGTGGACCGAACCCCAGGAATTCTCGGGCCTCCTGAAGACCTTCCTCGGCCCTGTAGCCAGCGAAGAAGGCCTGCACTACTTGCGTCCGGAAACGGCACAGGGCATCTTCGTCAACTTCAACAACGTGCTCACCACTTCGCGGAAGAAGCCGCCGTTCGGCATCGGCCAGATCGGCAAGTCCTTCCGTAACGAAATCACGCCCGGTAACTTCATTTTCCGCACCCGTGAGTTCGAACAGATGGAGATGGAGTTCTTCGTCGAGCCAGGCACGGACGAAGAATGGCACCAGTACTGGATGAAGGAGCGCATGTCCTGGTACCGGGACCTGGGCATCCGCGAAGAGAACCTCCGCTTCTTCGAGCACCCGCTTGAGAAGCTCAGCCACTACTCCAAGGGCACCACGGACATCGAGTACCGCTTCGGGTTCCAGGGCTCCGAGTGGGGCGAGCTCGAAGGCATCGCCAACCGTACGGACTTCGACCTCTCCACGCACGCCAAGGCTTCCGGCACGGACCTTAGTTACTTCAACCAGGCCACCAACGAGCGCTACACGCCGTACGTGATCGAACCCGCCGCCGGCCTGACCCGGTCCTTCATGGCGTTCCTGATCGACGCGTACACCGAGGACGAGGCACCCAACGCCAAGGGCGGCGTCGACGTCCGAACCGTACTCAAGCTCGACCCGCGACTGGCCCCGGTCAAGGCCGCAGTCCTGCCGCTGAGCCGCAACGAGGACCTCTCGCCGAAGGCCAAGGCGCTGGGCGCCCAGCTGCGCAAGAACTGGAACATCGACTTTGACGACGCCGGTGCCATCGGCCGCCGCTACCGTCGCCAGGACGAAATCGGCACCCCGTTCTGCATCACCGTGGATTTCGACACCCTCGAAGACCAGGCCGTGACCATCCGCGAGCGCGACACCATGAGCCAGGAACGCGTGTCCCTGGACAAGGTCGAAGGCTACCTGGCCGCACGCTTGATCGGCGCCTAG
- a CDS encoding GNAT family N-acetyltransferase translates to MALEYREWKEGDDLALLEIWGGPETLPAEQFRAALAPSSNQPWRRCIVAEDVVDGVRIPVAAGVVHEASLHPERLWAYIEVAKDHRREGVGATLLTMLRAEAGNAPSGVSKLRSKVEPDTAGAAFAAAAGLAPIQRSQLVVVDPEPLPLPRFGDGSEEAASERVEDLATGSVELSEAVGKYYTHVHHWDSPGELSVATVQRLFLHDLTGAHGAIVLRAPKASAFGQGVPASRKGKIQAFAISYAQGDSEEPSDVFLGHDPSLSAEEAAFAVRDLLALIAYQHPVLLEVDESMTALRTVLEPLLESGKAHVRGADTLIVSD, encoded by the coding sequence GTGGCATTGGAATACCGCGAATGGAAGGAAGGCGACGACCTCGCCCTCCTGGAGATCTGGGGTGGTCCTGAGACCCTCCCGGCCGAGCAGTTCCGTGCTGCCCTCGCGCCCTCGAGCAACCAGCCCTGGCGGCGGTGCATCGTGGCCGAAGACGTGGTGGACGGCGTGCGGATTCCTGTTGCGGCGGGTGTGGTCCACGAGGCCTCGCTTCACCCGGAACGGCTGTGGGCCTACATCGAGGTTGCCAAGGACCACCGCCGCGAAGGTGTCGGTGCAACCTTGCTGACCATGCTTCGCGCCGAAGCCGGCAACGCGCCGTCGGGCGTTTCGAAGCTGCGCAGCAAGGTAGAGCCGGACACTGCCGGTGCGGCGTTCGCCGCCGCTGCCGGTCTTGCACCGATCCAGCGCTCCCAGCTGGTGGTCGTGGACCCGGAGCCGCTCCCGCTTCCGCGGTTCGGCGATGGCTCCGAGGAAGCCGCGTCCGAGCGCGTGGAGGACCTGGCAACGGGTTCGGTTGAGTTGAGCGAGGCGGTGGGCAAGTACTACACCCACGTCCACCACTGGGACAGTCCGGGGGAGCTCAGCGTCGCCACTGTCCAGCGCCTGTTCCTGCATGACCTGACCGGCGCCCATGGTGCCATTGTGCTGCGTGCGCCCAAGGCCAGTGCCTTTGGCCAGGGTGTTCCGGCCAGCCGCAAGGGAAAGATCCAGGCGTTCGCCATCAGCTACGCGCAAGGTGACTCCGAGGAGCCATCGGACGTCTTTCTGGGCCACGACCCCAGCCTGTCGGCCGAGGAAGCCGCTTTTGCCGTTCGCGACCTGTTGGCGCTCATTGCCTACCAGCACCCCGTGCTGCTGGAAGTTGACGAGTCCATGACAGCCCTGCGAACAGTCCTTGAGCCCTTGCTGGAGTCCGGCAAAGCCCATGTCCGGGGCGCGGACACGTTGATTGTGAGCGACTGA
- a CDS encoding FAD-binding oxidoreductase, whose protein sequence is MNPIALDGLREQLRGQLVTPEDPDYDAARAVFNAMVDKRPAGVIRVAQVSDVIAGVNFARENSMPLAIRGGGHSAPGFGTWDDALVLDFVNRTGVRVDPQRSRARAEGGATWADFNHATHAFGLATTGGIVGSTGVAGLTLGGGIGYLARKYGLSCDNLVSADVVTADGNFLIASDEQNEDLFWAIRGGGGNFGVVTSLEFELHPVDMVHAGIIIYGAENIPAVARFYRDYIASAPEEFGAFLGFHQGPPVPFLPEEWHGKAVCVVVGMWTGDPAEGDARWQPFLEAAPVAGSMVGPMPYPALNVAFDGLNPKGMQGYWKANFLRELNDGAIAAHAQFGATVTSMNTAVHVYPIDGAVSRVGIQDTAFAHRDMKFSPVIATQWPDPADNEANMAWARGYAAALAPHSEAGGYINFMDSEDQNRVADNYGPNWEKLVAVKAKYDPGNLFRVNQNIPPA, encoded by the coding sequence ATGAACCCAATCGCCCTCGACGGGCTGCGGGAACAGTTGCGTGGGCAACTTGTCACCCCCGAAGATCCTGACTACGACGCAGCACGCGCCGTCTTCAACGCGATGGTGGACAAACGCCCTGCCGGTGTCATCCGCGTAGCGCAGGTTTCCGATGTCATCGCCGGAGTGAACTTCGCCCGGGAAAACTCCATGCCCCTGGCTATCAGGGGAGGTGGCCACAGCGCTCCCGGATTCGGCACCTGGGACGATGCCCTTGTGCTGGACTTCGTTAATCGCACTGGCGTCCGGGTGGATCCACAACGTTCCAGGGCGCGGGCCGAGGGCGGCGCGACGTGGGCCGACTTCAACCACGCCACCCACGCTTTCGGGCTGGCGACCACCGGCGGCATCGTCGGGTCCACCGGTGTGGCGGGCCTGACGCTGGGCGGGGGGATCGGGTACCTCGCCAGGAAGTACGGATTGTCCTGCGACAACCTTGTCTCGGCGGATGTCGTCACCGCGGACGGAAACTTCCTGATCGCCAGCGATGAACAGAACGAGGACCTGTTCTGGGCGATCAGGGGCGGCGGCGGCAACTTCGGGGTGGTGACGTCCCTGGAGTTCGAACTCCATCCCGTGGACATGGTCCATGCCGGGATCATCATTTATGGTGCGGAGAACATCCCTGCAGTGGCCAGGTTCTATCGTGACTATATAGCTTCCGCACCCGAAGAGTTCGGGGCGTTCCTGGGCTTCCACCAAGGACCGCCGGTGCCTTTCCTCCCCGAGGAATGGCACGGAAAGGCCGTCTGCGTGGTGGTGGGAATGTGGACGGGCGACCCCGCTGAAGGGGACGCCCGCTGGCAGCCGTTCCTGGAGGCCGCTCCAGTGGCGGGATCCATGGTGGGACCCATGCCCTATCCGGCGTTGAACGTGGCTTTTGACGGACTTAATCCCAAGGGCATGCAGGGGTATTGGAAGGCCAATTTCCTGCGCGAACTCAACGACGGTGCGATCGCTGCCCACGCCCAGTTCGGGGCCACCGTGACCAGTATGAACACCGCGGTCCACGTCTACCCCATCGATGGCGCGGTGTCCCGGGTGGGCATCCAGGACACTGCGTTCGCCCACCGCGACATGAAGTTCTCGCCGGTCATCGCAACCCAGTGGCCCGATCCCGCTGACAACGAAGCCAATATGGCCTGGGCCCGTGGGTATGCGGCAGCGTTGGCGCCCCACTCCGAAGCCGGCGGTTATATCAACTTCATGGACTCGGAGGACCAAAACAGGGTGGCGGACAATTACGGACCCAACTGGGAGAAGTTGGTGGCCGTCAAAGCGAAATACGACCCCGGCAACCTCTTCCGCGTCAACCAGAACATCCCGCCGGCCTGA
- a CDS encoding YibE/F family protein, translating into MGHSHSHGHSEGLEPSPQAVASRKRANWLLAAVLVPLGVLTLVAMLLMWPSGSREGINFSSPYQAAPGVTFDTGRIQSVVVESCTQTGQNSSAQSQTGQSQTGQNQAGGSQCTFAFTVPDKGGEAVKVVINPDVAMSHGVDVGDSIRYLNLSGVQGSNAGNGAPAYVFVDFVRNIPIAALAVLYAVVVIAVARWRGFRALLGLVGAYFVLVSFILPGLVEGKPPLLLALVGSTVIMIGVLYFAHGFSARTSTALLGTIFGLGITALLAAWATDAANLAGVGNHDAATLVNMSPQISISGIILCGLIISGLGVLNDVTITQSSAVWELYELAPNTSARKLFSSAMRIGRDHIASTVYTIAFAYAGAALPILIIVMLYDRPLAEALTSAELSEEVIRTLVGSIGLVLAIPVTTLIAVLVVKATGMKRLAAASGPTVSADDLDDTGALAAAAVVVGSGQDDKNDAGVRPGAYGRTGSDEGQDAQTPARPGSRRAQREAERRGSD; encoded by the coding sequence ATGGGCCACAGTCACTCCCACGGTCATTCTGAAGGTTTGGAACCAAGCCCGCAGGCAGTCGCTTCCCGTAAACGGGCCAACTGGCTGCTGGCCGCGGTGCTCGTGCCCCTTGGGGTGTTGACGCTCGTGGCGATGCTGCTCATGTGGCCCTCGGGCAGCAGGGAAGGGATCAACTTTTCAAGTCCCTACCAGGCAGCCCCCGGGGTGACTTTCGATACCGGCAGGATCCAGAGCGTGGTGGTGGAAAGCTGCACCCAGACGGGCCAGAACAGCAGCGCCCAAAGCCAAACCGGCCAAAGCCAAACTGGCCAGAACCAGGCAGGCGGTTCCCAGTGCACCTTCGCTTTCACCGTGCCGGACAAGGGCGGGGAAGCGGTGAAGGTGGTGATCAACCCTGATGTTGCCATGTCGCACGGCGTGGATGTGGGCGACTCGATCCGTTATTTGAATCTTTCCGGTGTCCAAGGCAGCAACGCGGGCAACGGGGCACCGGCGTACGTCTTCGTGGATTTCGTCCGCAACATCCCCATTGCGGCCTTGGCTGTCTTGTACGCCGTAGTGGTGATTGCGGTGGCCCGTTGGCGTGGCTTCCGTGCCCTTCTGGGCCTGGTGGGTGCCTACTTCGTCCTTGTCAGCTTCATCCTGCCTGGCCTCGTTGAGGGCAAGCCGCCGTTGTTGTTGGCGTTGGTGGGGTCCACAGTGATCATGATCGGTGTCCTCTACTTCGCCCACGGATTCTCAGCGCGGACATCCACGGCGTTGCTCGGGACCATTTTCGGGCTCGGTATCACCGCATTGCTTGCCGCCTGGGCCACCGACGCAGCCAACCTTGCCGGTGTAGGAAACCACGACGCCGCGACCTTGGTGAACATGTCGCCCCAGATCTCCATCTCGGGAATCATCCTTTGCGGACTCATCATTTCCGGCCTTGGTGTCCTGAACGACGTCACCATCACTCAGTCCTCGGCGGTGTGGGAGCTCTACGAACTCGCACCGAACACCAGCGCCCGGAAGCTCTTCTCCTCGGCCATGCGGATTGGCCGTGACCACATCGCGTCCACCGTGTACACCATTGCGTTCGCCTACGCGGGAGCGGCACTTCCTATCCTGATCATCGTGATGCTATACGACCGCCCCCTCGCCGAAGCCCTCACCAGCGCCGAGCTGTCGGAGGAAGTCATCCGCACCCTGGTGGGCTCCATCGGCCTGGTCCTCGCCATTCCCGTCACAACCCTCATCGCCGTCCTGGTGGTCAAAGCCACCGGCATGAAGCGCCTTGCCGCCGCCAGCGGACCGACCGTCAGTGCCGACGACCTTGACGATACCGGCGCGCTGGCCGCGGCCGCCGTCGTCGTGGGTTCCGGGCAGGACGACAAGAACGACGCCGGTGTGCGGCCCGGTGCCTACGGCAGGACAGGCAGTGATGAGGGTCAGGACGCCCAAACGCCGGCGCGGCCGGGAAGCCGCCGGGCGCAACGCGAAGCCGAGCGCCGGGGGAGCGATTGA